In one Ananas comosus cultivar F153 linkage group 12, ASM154086v1, whole genome shotgun sequence genomic region, the following are encoded:
- the LOC109718022 gene encoding ureide permease 2-like, with translation MYVVEDKGGAIALMLAALFFLGTWPAVLTLLERRGRLPQHTYLDYSITNLLAAVFIALTFGQIGDSKPDMPNFLTQLTQDNWPSILFAMAGGVVLSLGNLATQYAWAFVGLSVTEIISSSITVVIGTTLNYFLDDRINRAEILFPGVGCFLVAVCLGSAVHSSNAADNEKKLSGSSTNYTKTTRANSDVSKDMEKGVTNTSDPTVGVENAKAGTAEYLIQLENRRSIKVLGSNLFFGLGIVFFSGLCFSLFSPAFNLATNDQWHTLKKGVPHLVVYTAFFYFSISCFVVGIGLNIWFLYNPVLGLPRSSFAAYLKDWKGRQWALLAGLLCGFGNGFQFMGGQAAGYAAADAVQALPLVSTFWGILLFGEYRKSSRRTYALLVSMIFMFIAAVAVLMASSGHRKQ, from the exons ATGTATGTGGTGGAAGACAAAGGAGGAGCAATTGCTCTAATGCTGGCTGCTCTCTTCTTCTTGGGCACTTGGCCTGCTGTCCTCACACTCCTGGAGCGCCGCGGCCGTCTGCCTCAGCACACTTATCTCGATTATTCCATCACAAATCTGTTGGCAGCAGTTTTTATTGCTTTAACTTTCGGTCAAATTGGAGACAGCAAGCCGGATATGCCGAATTTCCTCACCCAGCTTACTCAG GACAATTGGCCTTCAATATTATTTGCAATGGCAGGTGGTGTTGTTCTCAGCCTCGGAAATCTTGCCACTCAGTATGCTTGGGCTTTTGTCGGCCTTTCGGTAACGGAGATCATCAGTTCAAGTATCACTGTCGTTATAG GCACAACCTTGAATTACTTTCTCGACGACCGCATTAATAGAGCTGAGATTCTTTTCCCGGGAGTAGGGTGCTTTCTAGTAGCAGTATGTCTCGGCTCCGCCGTCCACTCCTCCAACGCAGCTGATAATGAAAAGAAACTGAGTGGTTCCTCAACTAACTACACGAAAACAACtcg GGCAAATTCAGATGTATCAAAGGACATGGAGAAAGGAGTTACTAATACTTCAGACCCTACTGTTGGTGTGGAGAACGCAAAAGCCGGTACAGCAGAATACCTCATACAGCTCGAGAATAGACGGTCAATTAAG GTGCTAGGTTCCAACTTATTCTTCGGCCTCGGAATAGTATTTTTCTCTGGACTATGCTTCTCCCTCTTCTCTCCTGCATTCAATCTAGCCACCAATGATCAATGGCACACTCTGAAGAAAGGTGTGCCGCATTTGGTGGTCTACACCGCATTCTTCTACTTCTCGATCTCGTGTTTTGTTGTCGGAATCGGTCTAAACATATGGTTCCTTTACAATCCCGTGCTCGGTCTGCCGCGATCGTCGTTCGCGGCTTATTTGAAAGATTGGAAAGGGAGGCAATGGGCTCTTCTTGCCGGGCTTCTCTGCGGGTTCGGAAATGGATTTCAGTTCATGGGTGGACAAGCTGCCGGAtatgctgctgctgatgctgtcCAG GCATTGCCGCTAGTAAGCACTTTTTGGGGCATACTCCTTTTTGGAGAGTATCGGAAATCATCGAGAAGGACGTACGCATTGCTCGTGAGCATGATTTTTATGTTCATCGCTGCGGTGGCGGTTCTAATGGCTTCTTCAGGGCATAGGAAGCAATAG